The Labeo rohita strain BAU-BD-2019 chromosome 19, IGBB_LRoh.1.0, whole genome shotgun sequence genome window below encodes:
- the LOC127181716 gene encoding perforin-1 yields the protein MGQMQVYLLVFWALLLMTISGEDDIGTSKECEDAPFVPGYNLAGEGFDVVTMERKGSYVINMEKWDLGNGRCKLHKNNYMNGIKQKLPAAVVFWRTLPKCSMKVSSKIFESSEALVNDSSSALSASWKNGLDMKAYGDTVGSTHSREAKFAMRKSKADKYSFTKHEVACNFYRYCVSSKPPLQAEFLEAIKSLPASYNPDAYRNLITTYGTHYITNVKLGGQMKAITAIKSCQATMNGLTDTAVKDCLDVEASGSYHAATLTAKTHMCQELKRKMHTNRKFSSMFSERQMEIIGGNINGEDLLFSHSSHTNALKKWTESLKSLPEVVHYSLKPLHFLLSTKHPARKGLKKAVEEYIIQNALMKVCSEPCKIGRKCSARDRCACVCESSRTIKSNCCPAESGLATLKVYNLRARGLYGDRVTQTDGCVLVKYGRKSRRTVTINNNDNPRWRETFNFGAIKISMARQITFKVYDADSSWNSDFLGSCSFHLRSGVVYDACAFKYGTFYFTYEVKCEPSLQGPKCNEYKPSPMAAPLADIFSSRNGVLVKDLPRLELAFNNSNKS from the exons ATGGGGCAGATGCAGGTTTATCTTCTTGTATTCTGGGCATTGCTTCTCATGACCATTTCTGGAGAGGATGACATAGGCACATCAAAAGAGTGTGAGGATGCTCCTTTTGTTCCAGGATACAATCTTGCTGGAGAAGGATTTGATGTTGTGACCATGGAGCGAAAAGGTTCTTATGTGATCAACATGGAAAAATGGGATTTAGGAAACGGCCGCTGTAAACTGCACAAAAACAACTACATGAATGGAATAAAACAGAAGCTACCAGCTGCAGTTGTGTTCTGGAGGACCTTGCCAAAGTGTTCGATGAAAGTCTCCAGTAAAATCTTTGAATCAAGTGAGGCATTGGTCAATGATTCATCATCAGCACTCTCGGCTAGTTGGAAAAATGGTTTAGATATGAAGGCTTATGGAGATACAGTTGGAAGCACTCATTCCAGAGAAGCAAAATTTGCAATGAGAAAATCAAAAGCAGACAAGTACAGTTTCACCAAACATGAAGTTGCGTGTAATTTTTACAG ATATTGTGTATCTTCAAAACCTCCTCTTCAAGCAGAGTTTCTTGAAGCAATCAAATCACTCCCTGCATCCTACAATCCAGATGCCTACCGCAACCTGATCACCACATACGGCACTCACTATATCACAAATGTCAAGTTAGGAGGACAAATGAAAGCCATAACAGCCATCAAAAGCTGTCAGGCAACAATGAATGGACTTACAGACACTGCAGTGAAAGACTGTTTGGATGTTGAAGCCTCTGGTTCATACCATGCGGCAACTCTGACGGCAAAGACACATATGTGTCAAGAACTGAAGAGGAAGATGCACACAAATCGAAAGTTCAGCTCCATGTTTAGTGAACGTCAAATGGAAATTATTGGAGGAAACATAAATGGAGAAGATCTGCTTTTTTCTCACTCATCACACACAAATGCCCTTAAAAAATGGACTGAGTCTTTAAAGAGTCTCCCTGAAGTTGTGCATTACTCTCTGAAACCCCTCCATTTCTTACTGAGTACTAAACACCCCGCCAGGAAAGGACTGAAGAAAGCTGTTGAAGAATACATCATTCAAAATGCCCTCATGAAGGTTTGCTCTGAGCCTTGCAAGATTGGCAGGAAGTGCAGCGCAAGAGATCGATGTGCTTGTGTTTGTGAAAGTAGTCGAACTATAAAGTCTAACTGCTGTCCAGCTGAAAGCGGACTTGCAACCCTCAAAGTCTACAATCTCAGAGCCAGAGGTCTGTATGGAGATAGAGTGACACAAACAGATGGCTGTGTATTAGTTAAATATGGCAGAAAATCCAGGCGCACCGTgaccattaataataatgacaatccACGCTGGCgagaaacatttaattttggtGCTATTAAGATCAGCATGGCCAGACAAATAACTTTTAAAGTGTATGATGCAGACAGCTCCTGGAACAGCGATTTCCTTGGTTCATGCTCTTTTCATCTTAGAAGTGGAGTTGTGTATGATGCTTGTGCTTTTAAATATGGCACCTTCTATTTTACTTATGAAGTGAAATGTGAACCCAGTCTGCAGGGCCCAAAGTGTAATGAATACAAACCTTCTCCAATGGCTGCCCCTCTGGCTGATATTTTCAGCTCAAGAAATGGTGTTCTGGTTAAAGACCTGCCAAGGCTTGAATTAGCATTCAATAActcaaataaaagttaa